The following proteins are encoded in a genomic region of Mahella australiensis 50-1 BON:
- a CDS encoding histidine phosphatase family protein: MSRWYMVRHGQTLWNLEGKTQGQCDIPLSDKGRQQACAVAKAFEGYDVSNIFCSDLERARETAEIIGEKIDAPIDFLPELREMNLGCWQGLTSQMLSARYPQDYNLWRTDPSRVIISGGESLESFRRRIRYCIEIIISNECGKDIIVVSHGLTLKVLTLELLGMDIRHFNSIRMDNASVTAVELREKGNVLVWLNDTCHLR, encoded by the coding sequence ATGAGTAGGTGGTATATGGTAAGGCACGGCCAAACGCTGTGGAATTTAGAAGGCAAAACCCAGGGCCAATGCGACATACCGTTGAGCGATAAAGGGAGGCAACAAGCGTGTGCTGTAGCCAAAGCGTTTGAGGGATACGACGTATCCAATATATTTTGCAGTGACCTCGAGCGGGCCCGTGAGACGGCAGAAATAATAGGGGAGAAAATAGATGCGCCTATCGATTTCTTGCCGGAGCTTCGCGAAATGAATCTGGGTTGCTGGCAAGGGCTGACATCGCAGATGCTTAGTGCTCGTTATCCTCAGGATTATAATCTTTGGCGTACTGATCCGAGCAGAGTCATTATAAGCGGCGGCGAATCTTTAGAGTCATTCAGGCGACGTATACGTTATTGTATTGAGATTATAATTTCCAATGAATGTGGAAAAGATATAATCGTAGTAAGTCATGGATTGACGTTAAAGGTACTGACATTGGAATTGCTCGGCATGGATATAAGACATTTTAATTCTATAAGGATGGATAACGCCAGCGTAACCGCTGTAGAGCTTAGAGAGAAGGGAAATGTACTTGTATGGCTTAACGATACCTGTCATTTGCGCTAG
- a CDS encoding NAD(P)/FAD-dependent oxidoreductase, with amino-acid sequence MYLYGLTIPVICASYDVVVVGGGAAGMMAAGTAASRGKRVLLIERNEKPGKKIYITGKGRCNVTNASDLNAYMRNIPTNPRFLYSALSRFFNNDLIALLDDMGVPTKIERGNRVFPASDKSSDIIKGLYRYVEQNGADVWFNTRVKDIMAENNAVKGVELYDGRLVEATSVILATGGLSYPTTGSTGDGYTMAERLGHTIKPLMPSLVPLDIVEDWVKSLQGLSLKNVKLSAYAGGKRFFEEQGEMLFTHFGISGPLVLTLSRYMLDHNVTDIEIVLDLKPALTLQQLDERIRRDFSKYNNKQFKNSLGDLLPQKLIPVIVELSHIEQDKPVNQITKEERRNLVEMLKELKMHVLGLRSFKEAVITHGGVDVREIDPKTMESKLVKGLYFAGEIIDVDALTGGYNLQIAFSTGYLAGASC; translated from the coding sequence ATGTACTTGTATGGCTTAACGATACCTGTCATTTGCGCTAGCTATGATGTGGTAGTGGTCGGAGGAGGCGCTGCCGGCATGATGGCTGCGGGGACCGCTGCCAGCCGCGGTAAGCGCGTTTTGTTGATTGAACGCAATGAAAAGCCGGGCAAGAAAATATATATAACCGGTAAAGGCCGGTGCAACGTTACAAATGCATCGGATTTAAACGCTTATATGAGGAACATACCTACTAACCCAAGATTTTTATATTCGGCTTTGAGCCGATTTTTTAACAATGATTTGATAGCTCTGCTGGACGATATGGGTGTACCTACTAAAATAGAACGCGGCAATAGGGTCTTTCCGGCATCAGATAAGTCCAGCGATATCATAAAGGGATTATACAGATATGTGGAACAAAACGGCGCGGATGTATGGTTTAATACACGTGTCAAGGATATAATGGCGGAGAATAACGCTGTAAAAGGGGTTGAACTTTATGATGGCAGGTTGGTTGAGGCAACTAGCGTAATCCTGGCCACAGGTGGTCTGTCATATCCTACTACAGGTTCTACGGGTGATGGTTATACTATGGCTGAACGATTGGGCCACACCATCAAGCCGCTTATGCCATCACTGGTACCTCTGGATATAGTCGAGGATTGGGTGAAAAGCCTGCAAGGATTATCCTTAAAAAATGTTAAACTATCTGCTTATGCTGGCGGCAAACGATTTTTTGAAGAACAGGGAGAGATGCTGTTCACGCATTTCGGTATCTCTGGCCCGCTTGTCTTGACACTAAGCCGATACATGCTCGACCACAATGTAACTGATATAGAGATCGTACTAGATTTAAAGCCGGCTTTGACGCTACAACAACTGGATGAACGCATAAGAAGGGATTTTTCAAAGTATAATAATAAGCAATTTAAGAATTCCTTAGGTGATCTTTTGCCCCAAAAACTGATACCTGTTATAGTGGAACTATCCCATATAGAACAAGATAAACCCGTTAATCAGATCACCAAAGAAGAAAGGCGTAACTTGGTGGAAATGTTAAAGGAGTTGAAAATGCACGTATTAGGTCTACGTTCATTCAAAGAGGCTGTTATAACGCACGGAGGCGTGGATGTTAGAGAGATAGACCCTAAGACTATGGAATCAAAGCTGGTAAAAGGGTTATATTTTGCCGGAGAGATCATCGATGTGGACGCTTTGACGGGAGGATATAATCTTCAAATAGCTTTTTCTACCGGTTACCTAGCCGGTGCCAGTTGCTGA